The window ACAGGCGTACCTGTTCTTGATGGACTTGGTCCAGTCGGGGATGGAGCTCATGCTTCTAATGAGCATATTACGCTAAAGGATATCCCAGAACGGATCGCGTTATTAGTCAGAATCCTGACTGCATTGTAGGTTGTTAAACATCAGTCGCCTCTTTAATCAAACGTTTGATTAAAACATCGTAAAAAGAAAATGCACATCGATTTGCTAGGGTACACTCACTGGTGTACCCCTACATTTCTTGTTGCAACTTTGAGGCATTTGAGTAAACATTATATTCATGTTTGCGGACATCAATGCCGCTATTAATGCATAAAGGGGGGGGCTTGATAGGTTAACGGACATCAGGGCCCTTATTCATTAGAAAGCGGGCATGATTCAGTGTTTTTTATTAAAATAAGGTATCCTGTGTCCGATAAATCTAAAAAATGGGTAATTTTATCAAAATAAGGTCCTCTGTGTCCGTCCGTTTGGGTCAGAGGAATCGTATTATAAATTGCGCCTGAATTAAAAAACAAATTAACACAATAATGGGCCAGAAAAAACTCAACTTTCAGGATATATGCCCACACGCTCACTTCAAGAAATTCCAGCTTCTCTTCTTACTTACTAGCCAACGTTATTATATCCTTATTTTCCAGAATGGAGTTTTCATAGCCTTCACTGACGGAATGAATCATCGCAATACCCAGCTCCCTTAAAGTAAGGAGATGCTGCGGAAAAACAAGACGCATGACAGGATACATCCATGAAATGGCATGATAATAACGGTGCGTATTCTTTAACCCTTTGGTCGGATGAAGGTAGCCTGGGCGAAACATGTATGCTCTTTTAAAAGGCAACTGAAGCAAATGGTTCTCCGTTCTTCCTTTCACTCGAGCCCACATGACTCTACCCTGCTCACTGCTGTCTGTCCCGCTTCCAGACACATAACAAAAGACCATTTCTGGATTCAATCGGGAAAGAACACCAGCG of the Bacillus sp. 1NLA3E genome contains:
- a CDS encoding NAD-dependent epimerase/dehydratase family protein; the protein is MMAGKKIKVIITGSTGMVGEGVLHECLQDPKVEQVLVINRKPCGVTHPKLTEIVHGDLFDLSPIEHLLSNYDACFFCLGVSSVGMKEAEFSRISYDLTLYVAGVLSRLNPEMVFCYVSGSGTDSSEQGRVMWARVKGRTENHLLQLPFKRAYMFRPGYLHPTKGLKNTHRYYHAISWMYPVMRLVFPQHLLTLRELGIAMIHSVSEGYENSILENKDIITLASK